One genomic window of Cyanobacteriota bacterium includes the following:
- a CDS encoding DUF3531 family protein, translating to MQVSFREVDPFNVWIWLEFSTVPSELEKQYVEEVFNSWYFLGKLGGFNAENLQVQEAGADISYLDYDNEVAEDSFLAPMHNMGEFEYKHNWARCWFDLGTSDAIALDVLINALRQFSGEYVAIKQLIIGGANEDWSIADSRYQAEFSFPE from the coding sequence ATGCAGGTAAGCTTCCGTGAAGTTGACCCCTTTAATGTTTGGATCTGGCTAGAGTTCAGCACGGTTCCCTCGGAGCTAGAGAAGCAGTACGTGGAGGAGGTCTTTAACTCTTGGTATTTCCTAGGGAAGTTGGGTGGGTTTAATGCTGAAAACTTACAAGTGCAGGAAGCTGGAGCTGATATTAGCTACTTAGACTATGACAATGAGGTAGCAGAGGACAGCTTTTTGGCACCAATGCATAACATGGGTGAGTTTGAGTATAAGCACAACTGGGCAAGGTGCTGGTTTGATTTGGGCACGAGTGATGCGATTGCCCTGGATGTTCTCATCAATGCTTTGCGTCAGTTCAGTGGTGAATATGTGGCCATTAAGCAACTGATCATTGGGGGCGCTAACGAAGACTGGAGTATTGCCGATAGTCGCTACCAGGCTGAATTTAGCTTTCCTGAGTGA
- the sat gene encoding sulfate adenylyltransferase has product MNYGIDGIAPHGGTLVNRIATDDQRAEFLDKADHLPRVLLDKRSLSDLEMIAIGGFSPLTGFMERDDYEGVVNDMHLTNGLPWSIPITLSVDEAIAEPLREGSLIRLDDPTGQFVGVLQLTQKYTYDKVHEAIHVYRTNEDRHPGVKVLYDQGNVNLAGPIWLLQRHPHPQFPAYQIDPAASRLMFKEKGWRAIVGFQTRNPIHRAHEYIIKCALEIVDGLFLHPLVGATKEDDIPADVRMRCYEIMLEHYFPKGRVILAINPAAMRYAGPREAIFHALVRKNYGCTHFIVGRDHAGVGDFYGTYDAQRIFDEFDPHALGIVPMKFEHAFYCTRTLSMATTKTSPSLPEERIHLSGTKVRQMLRRGELPPPEFSRPEVAAELARAMKVNEEPDFQI; this is encoded by the coding sequence ATGAACTACGGTATCGATGGGATTGCGCCTCACGGTGGGACGTTGGTTAATCGAATCGCTACGGATGATCAACGGGCAGAATTTTTAGACAAAGCAGACCATCTGCCACGGGTGTTGCTTGACAAACGCTCCCTGTCAGACTTAGAGATGATTGCCATTGGTGGCTTTAGCCCCCTTACTGGCTTTATGGAACGTGATGACTACGAAGGTGTCGTCAATGACATGCATCTAACTAATGGGCTGCCGTGGTCAATTCCGATCACCCTTTCGGTAGATGAAGCTATTGCAGAGCCACTGCGTGAAGGTTCCTTGATCCGTCTCGATGATCCCACAGGGCAGTTTGTTGGCGTTCTCCAACTCACTCAAAAATATACCTATGACAAAGTTCACGAGGCCATTCATGTCTATCGCACCAACGAAGACCGTCACCCTGGTGTCAAGGTGCTCTATGACCAAGGTAACGTCAATCTAGCCGGGCCTATCTGGCTATTGCAACGCCATCCCCATCCCCAATTTCCTGCCTATCAAATCGACCCAGCAGCCTCTCGGCTGATGTTCAAAGAAAAGGGTTGGCGGGCGATCGTTGGCTTCCAAACCCGCAATCCTATCCACCGCGCTCATGAATACATCATCAAGTGTGCTCTGGAAATTGTGGATGGCCTGTTTCTCCACCCCCTTGTTGGTGCCACTAAAGAAGACGATATTCCGGCGGATGTGCGGATGCGCTGCTACGAAATCATGCTAGAGCACTACTTTCCCAAAGGGCGGGTGATCTTAGCCATCAACCCGGCTGCTATGCGCTACGCTGGCCCCCGTGAGGCAATTTTCCATGCTTTGGTGCGAAAAAACTACGGTTGCACGCACTTCATCGTTGGGCGCGACCATGCAGGTGTGGGGGACTTTTATGGCACCTACGATGCCCAGCGCATTTTCGATGAGTTTGACCCTCATGCCTTGGGTATTGTGCCGATGAAATTTGAACACGCCTTCTACTGCACTCGCACCCTTTCCATGGCTACTACTAAAACTAGCCCCAGTCTGCCTGAGGAACGTATCCATCTCTCTGGCACAAAGGTGAGGCAAATGCTCCGTCGAGGCGAATTACCACCGCCAGAGTTTTCTCGTCCAGAAGTGGCAGCCGAACTAGCACGAGCTATGAAAGTCAATGAGGAGCCTGATTTTCAGATATGA